The Pseudomonas berkeleyensis genome includes a region encoding these proteins:
- the rpsT gene encoding 30S ribosomal protein S20 translates to MANSPSAKKRAKQAEKRRSHNASLRSMVRTYIKNVVKAIAAKDLELAKTAYTAAVPVIDRMADKGIIHKNKAARHKSRLNAHIKALGEAAAA, encoded by the coding sequence GTGGCCAACTCACCTTCTGCCAAAAAACGCGCCAAACAGGCTGAGAAGCGCCGTAGCCATAACGCCAGCCTGCGCTCGATGGTTCGTACCTACATCAAGAACGTGGTCAAGGCTATTGCTGCCAAGGATCTCGAGCTTGCCAAGACCGCTTACACTGCAGCCGTTCCGGTCATCGACCGCATGGCTGACAAAGGCATCATCCACAAGAACAAAGCCGCTCGTCACAAGAGCCGCCTGAACGCGCACATCAAGGCGCTGGGCGAAGCTGCTGCCGCTTAA
- the murJ gene encoding murein biosynthesis integral membrane protein MurJ, producing MNLLKSLAAVSSLTMVSRVLGFVRDTIIARTFGAGVASDAFVVAFKLPNLLRRIFAEGAFSQAFVPILAEYKMQQGEEATRTFVAYVCGLLTLVLALVTAVGVLAAPWIVWATAPGFAVEAERFELTVDLLRVTFPYILLISLSSLAGAVLNTWNRFSVPAFVPTLLNVSMIVFALFLTPYFDPPIMALGWAVLVGGLLQLLWQLPHLRKIGMLVLPRVNLGDLGVWRVLKQMGPAIFGVSVSQISLIINTIFASFLVAGSVSWMYYADRLMELPSGVLGVALGTILLPALSKTYASRDREEYRRLLDWGLRLCFLLVLPSALALAVLAEPLTVSLFQYGKFTATDALMTQQALIAYSIGLLGIILVKILAPGFYAQQNIKTPVKIAVVTLVFTQLMNLVLIGPLAHAGLALAISLAACLNAGLLYWQLRRADIFQPLPGWGLFLLKLAVAVVVMVAVLLGLLQIMPAWADGQMAVRLLRLGALVAAGLIAYFGMLLILGFRLRDFARRAL from the coding sequence ATGAATCTGCTCAAATCCCTGGCTGCTGTCAGTTCCCTGACCATGGTGTCTCGTGTGCTGGGGTTTGTGCGCGACACCATTATTGCCCGCACCTTCGGCGCTGGGGTGGCGTCGGACGCCTTCGTGGTGGCGTTCAAGCTGCCCAACCTGTTGCGCCGTATTTTCGCTGAGGGTGCCTTTTCCCAGGCTTTCGTGCCGATTCTGGCCGAATACAAAATGCAGCAGGGCGAGGAGGCCACGCGAACCTTTGTCGCCTATGTCTGCGGTTTGCTGACGCTGGTGTTGGCGTTGGTCACGGCTGTCGGCGTACTTGCCGCCCCCTGGATCGTCTGGGCTACCGCGCCGGGGTTTGCCGTCGAGGCCGAGCGTTTCGAGCTGACGGTCGATCTGCTGCGCGTGACCTTCCCCTATATATTGCTGATATCCCTGTCATCGCTGGCCGGCGCCGTTCTCAACACCTGGAACCGTTTCTCCGTGCCGGCGTTCGTGCCGACACTGCTCAATGTCAGCATGATCGTTTTCGCGCTATTCCTGACGCCCTATTTCGATCCGCCGATCATGGCACTGGGCTGGGCTGTGCTGGTTGGCGGCCTGCTGCAATTACTCTGGCAACTGCCGCATTTGAGGAAAATCGGCATGCTGGTACTGCCCCGCGTGAACCTCGGAGACCTCGGGGTGTGGCGTGTGCTCAAGCAAATGGGGCCGGCGATTTTCGGTGTCTCGGTCAGTCAGATTTCGCTGATCATCAACACCATCTTCGCGTCGTTCCTGGTGGCGGGGTCGGTGTCCTGGATGTACTACGCCGACCGCCTGATGGAACTGCCCTCGGGGGTGCTGGGCGTGGCGCTGGGTACGATTCTGCTGCCTGCGCTTTCCAAGACCTACGCCAGCCGCGATCGCGAGGAATATCGGCGCCTGCTCGATTGGGGCCTGCGCCTGTGCTTCCTGCTGGTGCTGCCCAGTGCGCTGGCGCTGGCGGTACTGGCCGAGCCGCTGACGGTGTCGCTGTTCCAGTACGGTAAGTTCACTGCCACCGATGCGCTGATGACGCAGCAAGCGCTGATCGCCTATTCCATCGGCTTGCTCGGAATCATTCTGGTGAAGATCCTGGCGCCCGGTTTTTATGCCCAGCAGAACATCAAGACACCCGTGAAAATCGCCGTGGTGACGCTGGTCTTCACGCAACTGATGAACCTGGTGCTGATCGGCCCGCTGGCGCACGCCGGTCTGGCGCTGGCAATCAGCCTGGCCGCCTGCCTCAATGCCGGCTTGTTGTACTGGCAACTGCGCCGCGCTGATATCTTCCAGCCATTGCCTGGTTGGGGATTGTTCCTGCTCAAGTTGGCGGTGGCGGTGGTGGTGATGGTTGCGGTGTTGTTGGGGTTGCTGCAGATCATGCCGGCCTGGGCCGACGGCCAGATGGCTGTGCGTCTGCTGCGCCTCGGCGCACTGGTAGCGGCGGGGCTGATCGCCTATTTCGGCATGTTGCTGATCTTGGGATTCCGCCTACGCGACTTTGCGCGACGGGCGTTATAG
- the ribF gene encoding bifunctional riboflavin kinase/FAD synthetase: protein MQLVRGLHNLQPQARGCVVTIGNFDGVHRGHQAILARLRERAVELAVPSCVVIFEPQPREFFGPDTAPARLTRLRDKLALLAAEGVDMVLCLAFNRRLRELSAAEFVQRVLVDGLKVKDLEIGDDFRFGCDRAGDFEFLKAAGQRYGFSVDASTTVEVRGGRVSSTRVRQALADGDFDLAEALLGRPFRIAGRVLHGQKLGRQLDAPTANIQLKRRKVPLTGVYLVSCEIDGVIQPGVANIGVRPSVAGDGRAHLEVHLLDFAGDLYGRRLSVAFHHKLRDEQRFASLEALKAAIAADIAAARNYWQSHPLMKSPT, encoded by the coding sequence ATGCAGCTGGTTCGAGGTCTTCATAACCTGCAGCCCCAGGCGCGGGGCTGTGTGGTCACCATCGGTAATTTCGACGGCGTTCATCGTGGGCACCAGGCCATCCTGGCGCGCTTGCGTGAGCGTGCCGTGGAATTGGCCGTGCCCAGTTGCGTGGTGATCTTCGAACCGCAGCCACGTGAATTCTTCGGCCCGGACACCGCTCCAGCGCGCCTGACACGTCTGCGTGACAAGCTCGCTCTGCTGGCAGCGGAAGGCGTCGACATGGTGCTGTGCCTGGCGTTCAATCGTCGTCTGCGCGAGCTCTCGGCAGCCGAGTTCGTCCAGCGTGTGCTGGTCGATGGGCTCAAGGTGAAGGATCTGGAGATCGGCGACGATTTCCGCTTCGGCTGCGACCGCGCCGGAGATTTCGAATTTCTCAAGGCCGCGGGCCAGCGTTACGGTTTCAGCGTCGATGCCTCGACCACCGTCGAAGTACGTGGCGGCCGGGTCAGCAGCACCCGTGTGCGCCAGGCGCTGGCCGATGGTGATTTCGACCTGGCCGAAGCCTTGCTCGGCCGACCGTTCCGTATTGCCGGGCGGGTGCTGCACGGACAGAAGCTCGGTCGTCAGCTCGATGCCCCTACGGCCAATATCCAGCTTAAGCGGCGCAAGGTGCCGCTTACCGGCGTCTATCTGGTGAGCTGTGAAATCGATGGTGTCATTCAACCGGGCGTCGCCAATATCGGCGTGCGCCCCAGCGTTGCCGGTGACGGCCGCGCCCATCTGGAAGTGCACCTTCTGGATTTTGCCGGCGATCTGTATGGCCGGCGTCTCTCGGTGGCATTCCACCACAAGCTGCGTGATGAGCAGCGTTTCGCCTCGCTGGAGGCCCTGAAGGCGGCGATTGCCGCCGATATTGCCGCTGCCCGTAATTATTGGCAGAGCCACCCGCTGATGAAGAGCCCGACATGA